One Caldalkalibacillus thermarum DNA window includes the following coding sequences:
- a CDS encoding NUDIX hydrolase, producing the protein MRNDFVATGVVFNRQKDKVLLVYHNKLKKWLPPGGHLEPNELPHEGALREVWEETGVKASLILSGEQFEIEEEVESQLPAPYLILHEYIPSTPTEEAHMHVDFIYLMEVEEEAQLDIHPREVKEARWMTLDEVQRCDTFDSVIKICQRLMK; encoded by the coding sequence ATGCGAAATGATTTTGTAGCTACAGGCGTTGTCTTTAACCGGCAAAAGGACAAAGTTTTACTCGTCTATCACAATAAGCTTAAAAAATGGCTGCCTCCCGGAGGTCATTTGGAACCTAATGAACTCCCCCATGAAGGCGCGTTACGAGAAGTGTGGGAGGAAACGGGAGTGAAGGCAAGCTTGATTCTGTCTGGAGAGCAGTTTGAGATAGAGGAAGAGGTGGAATCACAGCTGCCCGCTCCCTACTTGATCTTACACGAGTATATTCCCTCAACCCCCACCGAAGAAGCCCACATGCACGTGGATTTCATCTATCTGATGGAGGTTGAGGAGGAAGCACAGCTGGATATCCACCCCAGGGAGGTAAAAGAAGCAAGATGGATGACGCTGGATGAGGTTCAGCGCTGTGATACCTTTGACAGTGTCATCAAAATTTGCCAGCGCCTAATGAAATGA
- a CDS encoding GNAT family N-acetyltransferase, whose amino-acid sequence MKLHKLTSAQVEKYRRALITFLKRHGDRRITRTGINWLEQADATQLSSAGTLVLCALKEKKLIGLLIVSNYGIDESYIAVHQHYRDKDIAKQMVQYAIHSLGKLYGRVALDNIPSLKVCLANDMVAFHLFNGPTGKLTLWVGGGDWTKEDVLPYS is encoded by the coding sequence ATGAAACTGCACAAGCTAACTAGTGCGCAAGTGGAGAAATACCGCCGTGCCTTAATCACCTTTCTTAAACGGCATGGAGACCGGCGGATTACGCGTACTGGGATCAACTGGCTGGAACAAGCGGACGCTACCCAGCTTTCCTCTGCAGGAACGCTTGTTTTATGTGCACTCAAAGAAAAAAAATTGATTGGTTTATTAATTGTATCCAATTATGGGATTGATGAATCGTATATAGCCGTTCATCAGCACTACCGCGATAAGGACATTGCCAAACAAATGGTTCAATACGCGATCCATTCCCTGGGTAAATTATACGGACGGGTAGCCCTGGATAATATCCCCAGTTTAAAGGTTTGCCTGGCCAATGACATGGTGGCCTTTCACCTGTTTAACGGTCCAACCGGCAAACTCACACTGTGGGTTGGGGGAGGAGATTGGACAAAAGAAGATGTCCTTCCGTACAGCTGA